A region of Triplophysa rosa linkage group LG16, Trosa_1v2, whole genome shotgun sequence DNA encodes the following proteins:
- the tspan13b gene encoding tetraspanin-13b — protein sequence MGCAGFTCSKNSLCALNILYVMVSLLMIGIAAWGKCFGLVSSFQVVGGIIGVGVFLFFVALAGLIGAMKHHQVLLFFYMIILFLVFVVQFSVSSACLTINEEQQNNLLEVGWNNSLTTQRDVEKSLNCCGFSHMAVNGSCAAPCFHYSTCTTCAAKIQEHAGEVLRFVGGIGLFFSFTEILGVWLTYRYRNQKDPRANPSAFL from the exons ATGGGTTGCGCTGGATTCACCTGCTCCAAGAATTCCCTGTGCGCGCTCAACATCCTCTATGTT ATGGTGAGTTTACTGATGATTGGCATCGCCGCCTGGGGAAAATGCTTCGGGCTGGTGTCGAGCTTCCAGGTGGTGGGGGGCATCATCGGGGTGGGAGTCTTCCTCTTCTTTGTTGCCCTAGCTGGACTCATTGGTGCCATGAAGCACCACCAGGTTCTGCTGTTCTTT TACATGATCATACTGTTCCTGGTGTTTGTAGTTCAGTTCTCTGTGTCTAGTGCGTGTCTGACTATCAATGAAGAGCAGCAG AATAATCTTTTAGAGGTGGGCTGGAATAATTCTCTGACCACTCAGAGAGATGTGGAGAAGAGTCTGAACTGCTGCGGTTTCTCACACATGGCCGTCAATGGAAGCTGCGCTGCT CCCTGCTTTCATTACAGCACCTGCACCACCTGTGCAGCAAAGATCCAGGAGCATGCTGGGGAAGTGCTGAGATTCGTGGGAGGGATTGGACTCTTCTTCAGCTTCACTGAG ATCCTGGGTGTCTGGCTGACATACAGATACAGAAACCAAAAGGACCCGCGGGCGAACCCCAGTGCCTTCCTGTAA
- the agr2 gene encoding anterior gradient protein 2 homolog, translated as MLKGLLSVLLVLGTLTSTMGKPEKTTVKKEKRVPQTLSRGWGDQLIWAQTYEEALFWSRSRNKPLMVIFHLEDCPHSLAMKKAFAEDKEIQKLADEEFIVLNLMYETTDKHLSPDGQYVPRIILVDPSMTVRADITGRYSNRMYAYEPNDIKLLLSNMQRALKFLKTEL; from the exons ATGCTTAAAGGATTGTTATCGGTGCTCTTGGTCCTGGGGACCCTGACCTCCACTATGGGAAAGCCGGAGAAGACCACTGTGAAGAAAGAGAAGAGGGTCCCTCAAACTCTCTCCAGAG GTTGGGGTGATCAGTTGATCTGGGCTCAGACATACGAGGAAGCCTTGTTTTGGTCACGATCCAG gAACAAGCCCCTCATGGTTATATTTCACTTGGAGGACTGCCCACACAGCCTGG CTATGAAGAAGGCCTTCGCTGAGGATAAAGAGATCCAGAAGCTGGCTGATGAAGAATTTATCGTCTTGAACCTGATG TATGAAACAACAGACAAGCATTTGTCTCCCGATGGCCAGTATGTTCCAAGAATCATTTTAGTCG ATCCCTCTATGACCGTCCGGGCTGACATTACTGGTCGCTATTCTAACCGCATGTACGCTTATGAGCCAAACGACATTAAACTCT TGTTAAGCAACATGCAAAGAGCCTTGAAATTTTTGAAGACGGAGTTGTGA